A genomic stretch from Aedes albopictus strain Foshan chromosome 2, AalbF5, whole genome shotgun sequence includes:
- the LOC115267595 gene encoding esterase B1, translated as MVIRKLYVPPAVSKHATKPVQLVVISFLKPPVVHEQATAYALPETVPDPTPVSTSHVNEVEADDVIVQIVPGKIRGVKQVLPNGKNYFRFSGVPYAKPPVGDLRFKPPVPVEKFDHEVLDCQKEGSNCYSSTYYPPEAEEFASEDCLFLNVYTPKLPESGDDVNLPVMLWIHGGGFNLGSGDAAVYGPEFLLQEEVVLVTCNYRLGPMGFLCLPSVGIHGNMGLKDQRLVLKWVNENVGRFGGDPNNVTLFGESAGGAAVHLNYLADTSRQYFHKAICMSGVSYNPWVLQSNPEAKARKLAELLGAGSVSDDDVYRALMKASAKDLLQHSPDVLSEDEKRTSKFFAFTPVIESECSVEPFLQENFISLMMKPNMTKIPMMTGVTSSEGMLVAAQMLKDIELYAADPTMMVPLELPLDADRLIEAAGEIKRFFFGDNDITADRLSTLVDIMSDNMFVMAAYVASELHARYQNEAPLYFYLDSFSGKLNKYRDLFVVPEHLEGVCHADELLYLFSSTWMGTDVEQGSREDKFRAVMCKLWTNFAKFGNPTPIDGGLDFVWEPVKPTSDLQFVLNAAELNDELKMVENPFLERVQFWREIFARYYGSFLMNEGVGGKTYNA; from the exons ATGGTTATTCGGAAACTGTACGTTCCTCCTGCAGTGAGCAAACATGCCACAAAACCTGTTCAACTAGTAGTAATTTCCTTTCTGA AACCTCCGGTTGTTCATGAACAGGCGACAGCTTACGCTTTACCTGAAACTGTTCCGGATCCAACGCCCGTATCGACGAGTCATGTGAATGAAGTAGAAGCAGATGATGTAATAGTGCAAATCGTTCCTGGTAAAATTCGTGGCGTTAAGCAAGTGCTGCCCAATGGAAAGAATTACTTCCGTTTTAGTGGTGTGCCTTATGCCAAACCACCTGTTGGTGATTTAAGATTCAAGCCACCGGTGCCAGTGGAAAAATTTGACCATGAAGTATTGGATTGTCAGAAGGAAGGTAGCAACTGCTACAGTTCCACGTACTACCCACCAGAAGCTGAAGAGTTTGCGTCGGAAGATTGTTTGTTTTTGAATGTGTACACTCCAAAACTACCGGAAAGTGGGGATGACGTGAATTTGCCAGTTATGCTGTGGATTCACGGTGGCGGCTTCAATCTTGGCAGTGGAGATGCTGCTGTTTATGGTCCCGAGTTTTTACTGCAAGAGGAAGTCGTTCTCGTGACGTGCAATTACAGGTTGGGACCCATGGGATTTTTATGTCTACCATCTGTTGGAATTCACGGCAACATGGGGTTGAAAGATCAGCGACTGGTGTTAAAGTGGGTTAACGAAAATGTTGGTAGATTTGGAGGAGATCCAAATAATGTTACACTTTTTGGAGAAAGCGCTGGGGGAGCTGCAGTGCATTTGAATTATCTCGCGGACACTTCGAGACAATACTTCCATAAGGCAATCTGCATGTCTGGCGTCTCTTATAACCCATGGGTCTTGCAGAGTAATCCTGAAGCGAAGGCACGAAAACTAGCGGAGCTTTTAGGTGCCGGTTCTGTGAGCGACGATGATGTCTATC GTGCGTTAATGAAAGCTTCTGCCAAGGATCTTCTGCAGCATTCACCAGATGTTCTCAGCGAGGATGAAAAACGAACTAGCAAGTTCTTTGCCTTTACGCCAGTAATCGAATCGGAGTGCTCGGTGGAACCATTTTTACAGGAAAATTTTATCAGTTTGATGATGAAGCCTAACATGACTAAAATTCCAATGATGACTGGCGTCACTTCCAGTGAAGGTATGCTGGTTGCTGCTCAAATGTTGAAAGACATCGAACTGTATGCTGCGGATCCAACCATGATGGTACCACTAGAGTTGCCACTAGATGCAGATCGTTTGATAGAAGCAGCTGGTGAAATAAAACGATTCTTCTTTGGAGATAATGATATCACTGCGGATCGCTTGTCTACTTTAGTTGATATCATGTCTGATAATATGTTCGTTATGGCAGCCTATGTAGCCAGCGAACTTCACGCACGTTATCAAAATGA GGCGCCGCTATACTTTTATCTGGACTCATTTTCTGGAAAACTGAATAAATATCGCGACCTGTTCGTAGTGCCGGAACATCTCGAGGGCGTTTGCCACGCGGATGAGCTGCTGTATCTGTTCAGCTCGACGTGGATGGGGACCGACGTTGAGCAAGGCTCCCGGGAGGATAAGTTCCGAGCGGTCATGTGCAAGCTGTGGACCAACTTTGCCAAATTTGGCAACCCTACGCCGATTGACGGGGGACTTGATTTTGTTTGGGAACCAGTCAAGCCGACAAGTGATTTACAGTTTGTGCTGAACGCAGCGGAATTGAACGATGAATTGAAGATGGTGGAGAATCCCTTTTTGGAAAGAGTTCAGTTCTGGCGCGAAATTTTTGCACGCTATTATGGCAGTTTCTTGATGAATGAAGGTGTTGGCGGTAAAACTTATAATGCCTAA